One Phaseolus vulgaris cultivar G19833 chromosome 4, P. vulgaris v2.0, whole genome shotgun sequence DNA window includes the following coding sequences:
- the LOC137837844 gene encoding TMV resistance protein N-like isoform X3 has protein sequence MATPSSHGFTYDVFLSFRGEDTRYDFTANLFKALSDKGIHTFFDDDKLESGEEITATLLKTIEESRIAIVVLSHNYASSSFCLDELATILHCKTKGMLVIPVFYKVDPSHVRHQKGSYEEALAKHQKRFKDKKEKLQKWKVALRQVADLSGYHFKDGDEYQYDFIGRIVERVSREINRAPLHVADHPVGLLSQVLKVKKLLDVGSNDVVHMIGIHGMGGIGKTTLALAAYNLIAGDFDGSCFLQNVREESNKYGLKHLQTLILSEILGEKNINLASVQRGISVIQERLRRKKVLLILDDVDNRKQLQAFAGRSDWFGPGSRVIITTRDEQLLKSHEVERTYEVGELNKNDSLQLLIWNAFKRENFDPSYKDVLKRVVTYASGLPLALEVIGSNLVGKSVEEWESAIEHYKRIPNREILGILKVSFDALGEEEKSVFLDIACCFKGSNLTEVEHILGALYDNNMKHHVGVLVEKSLIKVWRGRRSVVEMHDLIEDMGRQIDQQESPKEPGKRRRLWLPKDIIHVLKHNTCKFLTQIPDMSDLPNLEEVSFKECDSLVAVHDSIGFMTKLKILNAEGCNKLMSFPPLNLPTLESLELSYCSNLEKFPEILGKMGNIRVLRLEELPIKELPVSFQNLIRLEDLILSCEIVHLPSSIVMMPELLDISVTNCKGWQWVKSKDGEDNIGSMVSSKVDWFLASSCNLDDHFFSTGFMQLAQVRSLFLRENNFKFLPECIKEFHNLYTIDVSHCKHLQEIRGVPPKLKRFKAINCISLSSSSSSMLLNKQMHEARKTEFWFSGTSIPDWFDHQSSGSSSSFWFRNKFPAKVLSLLIAPVGDKDEFHFIRPMVFIDGKVQESKFFCFKEIERMFELDQTYLFDLQVLPVYGNLCELPLGKEWKHVEVTYEGVIKTSIVKATGIHVFKEENSIMEDIRFDDPYSNKKVDKDLNASQSQNYSLLQSIGLFPTCKFFLGFFLFVFLLLFFILLLA, from the exons ATGGCAACTCCAAGTTCCCATGGATTCACCTATGATGTGTTCCTCAGCTTTAGAGGAGAAGACACGCGTTATGATTTCACTGCCAATCTCTTCAAAGCTCTTTCTGACAAGGGAATTCACACTTTCTTTGATGATGACAAACTTGAAAGTGGAGAAGAAATAACAGCAACACTTCTCAAGACAATTGAAGAGTCTAGGATTGCCATAGTTGTGCTCTCTCACAACTATGCTTCTTCCTCCTTTTGCTTGGATGAACTCGCTACCATCCTTCACTGCAAGACTAAAGGGATGTTGGTTATACCCGTGTTTTATAAGGTGGATCCTTCTCATGTAAGACATCAGAAAGGTAGCTATGAAGAAGCACTGGCTAAGCAtcaaaagaggttcaaagataAGAAGGAGAAGCTGCAGAAATGGAAGGTGGCTCTGCGTCAAGTTGCTGACTTATCTGGCTATCATTTTAAAGATGG AGATGAATACCAATACGACTTTATTGGTAGAATTGTTGAACGGGTTTCTAGGGAGATTAATCGTGCTCCTTTACATGTTGCGGATCACCCAGTTGGTCTACTGTCACAAGTGCTGAAAGTGAAGAAACTTTTGGATGTTGGATCTAATGATGTTGTCCACATGATAGGGATCCATGGAATGGGAGGGATAGGAAAAACAACACTTGCTCTAGCAGCGTATAATTTAATTGCTGGTGATTTTGATGGCTcatgttttcttcaaaatgttAGAGAAGAATCAAACAAATATGGGTTAAAACACCTCCAAACCCTCATTCTTTCTGAAATACTTGGAGAGAAGAACATCAACTTAGCAAGTGTGCAACGAGGAATTTCAGTGATACAAGAAAGGCTCCGTAGGAAGAAAGTTCTCTTGATTCTAGATGATGTTGACAACCGAAAGCAGTTACAAGCATTTGCTGGAAGATCCGATTGGTTTGGTCCCGGCAGCAGAGTTATCATTACCACTCGGGACGAACAACTGCTAAAATCTCATGAGGTTGAAAGAACTTATGAGGTGGGGGAATTGAACAAGAATGATTCTCTTCAATTGCTTATATGGAatgctttcaaaagggaaaatTTTGATCCAAGTTACAAGGATGTCTTGAAACGTGTAGTAACTTATGCTTCTGGTCTCCCATTGGCTTTAGAAGTAATAGGTTCCAACTTGGTTGGAAAAAGTGTGGAGGAATGGGAGTCTGCTATTGAACAttacaaaagaattcctaatcGTGAAATCCTAGGGATACTTAAAGTAAGCTTTGATGCTTtgggagaagaagaaaaaagtgtttttcttgACATTGCTTGTTGCTTCAAAGGAAGTAATTTGACAGAAGTTGAACATATACTTGGTGCTCTTTATGATAACAACATGAAACATCATGTTGGGGTGTTGGTAGAAAAATCTCTCATAAAGGTTTGGCGTGGAAGGCGTAGTGTTGTTGAAATGCACGACTTGATTGAGGACATGGGTAGGCAAATTGACCAGCAAGAGTCACCCAAAGAGCCAGGGAAACGCAGGAGATTATGGTTACCTAAAGATATCATTCATGTTTTAAAACACAACACA TGCAAATTTTTAACACAGATACCTGATATGTCTGATCTCCCAAATTTGGAGGAAGTTTCATTCAAAGAGTGTGACAGTTTAGTTGCGGTTCACGACTCTATTGGTTTTATGACTAAACTGAAAATATTGAATGCGGAAGGTTGCAACAAGCTTATGAGTTTTCCACCTTTGAACTTGCCCACTCTTGAAAGTCTAGAACTTTCATATTGTTCGAATCTAGAGAAATTTCCAGAAATACTAGGAAAGATGGGAAACATAAGGGTACTTCGATTGGAGGAGCTTCCCATAAAAGAATTGCCAGTTTCGTTTCAAAACCTTATTCGACTCGAAGACTTAATCTTGTCATGTGAAATTGTTCACTTACCAAGTAGCATTGTCATGATGCCTGAGTTGTTGGATATTAGTGTTACTAATTGCAAGGGGTGGCAATGGGTAAAATCAAAAGATGGTGAAGATAACATAGGCTCAATGGTTTCTTCAAAGGTAGATTGGTTTTTGGCCTCGTCTTGCAACCTTGATGATCACTTCTTCTCAACAGGTTTCATGCAGTTGGCACAAGTGCGTAGTTTATTTCTAAGGGAAAATAACTTCAAATTCCTTCCTGAATGCATCAAAGAATTTCACAACCTCTACACTATTGATGTGAGTCATTGCAAGCATCTTCAGGAAATTAGAGGGGTTCCACCAAAATTAAAGCGTTTCAAGGCAATAAACTGTATATCCTTGAGTTCCTCGAGCTCAAGCATGTTGCTGAATAAG CAAATGCACGAGGCtcgaaaaactgaattctggttttcaggaacaagtaTTCCAGACTGGTTTGATCACCAAAGCAGTGGATCTTCAAGTTCTTTCTGGTTTCGTAATAAGTTTCCTGCCAAAGTTCTTTCTCTTCTTATTGCACCTGTAGGTGATAAAGATGAGTTTCATTTCATTAGACCTATGGTGTTCATTGATGGCAAAGTTCAAGAATCAAAATTCTTTTGTTTCAAGGAAATAGAGAGGATGTTTGAATTGGATCAAACATACCTCTTTGATCTACAAGTGCTACCTGTGTATGGTAATTTGTGTGAACTACCTTTAGGAAAGGAATGGAAGCATGTGGAGGTTACATATGAAGGTGTGATAAAGACCTCAATTGTTAAAGCAACAGGAATCCATGTATTCAAAGAGGAAAACAGCATCATGGAGGACATTC